The Phycisphaeraceae bacterium genome has a window encoding:
- a CDS encoding iron ABC transporter permease, whose protein sequence is MRRTRWSSHALSLTLVTLLGVFLLYPIWLTVEGGFRSIDGESFTLFHLKSVFTTPRLLWGLLNSLAIAACTTALCLLIGVPLAMLTARYDFRGKALFGALILAPLILPPFVGAIGLHHLLGRNGAVNTLLMHAGLIDTGIDFIGRGGFWAVVILEALHLYPILYLNAAAALANIDPSLEEAAENLGASAWRRFRTIVLPMMRPGLFAGATIVFIWSFTELGTPLMFEYHHVTPVQIFNGIREMNAKAEPYALTVVMLASAVLLYAGGRLCFGRRGEAMSGKASRHAVLPRLRGMKGLLAGAAFAGVILLAALPHAGVILASIAESGTWYRSVVPQSITFRHYENALGHPLAIGSIRNSLLLASAAVLVDIVLGLAIAHLLVRTRAWGRSVLDALAMLPLAVPGLVMAFGYVALTLRWPCAGSMPRWMASLLDPVLPQSWFDWLNHAPLSGWADVLGADPNPVPLLIIAYAVRRLPYVVRSAAAGLEQTPRELEEASLNLGAGRFRTLRAITLPLIAANLVAGALLAFSFAMLEVSDSLILAQREQHFPITKAIYVLVHRLGDGEHIASAMGVWGMALLTVTLVGAAMLMGRRMGAVFRA, encoded by the coding sequence ATGCGGCGGACACGCTGGTCAAGCCATGCGCTCTCCCTCACGCTCGTCACGCTGCTCGGCGTCTTTCTCCTCTATCCCATCTGGCTCACCGTCGAAGGCGGGTTTCGCTCGATTGACGGCGAGTCGTTCACGCTCTTTCACCTGAAGTCGGTCTTCACCACGCCGCGCCTGCTGTGGGGGCTGCTCAACTCGCTGGCGATCGCCGCCTGCACCACGGCGCTGTGCCTGCTGATCGGCGTGCCGCTGGCGATGCTCACGGCGCGATACGACTTCCGCGGCAAGGCGCTGTTCGGCGCGCTGATCCTGGCGCCGCTTATCCTGCCACCCTTCGTCGGCGCGATCGGACTGCATCACCTGCTGGGTCGCAACGGCGCGGTGAACACCCTGCTGATGCATGCCGGGCTGATCGACACCGGCATCGACTTCATCGGGCGGGGCGGGTTCTGGGCGGTGGTGATTCTCGAGGCCCTGCACCTCTACCCGATCCTGTACCTCAACGCCGCCGCCGCCCTGGCCAACATCGACCCGTCGCTGGAGGAGGCCGCGGAGAACCTCGGGGCCTCGGCGTGGCGGCGCTTTCGCACCATCGTGCTTCCCATGATGCGCCCGGGGCTGTTCGCGGGCGCGACGATCGTCTTCATCTGGTCATTCACCGAGCTCGGCACGCCGCTGATGTTCGAGTACCACCACGTCACGCCGGTGCAGATCTTCAACGGCATCCGCGAGATGAACGCCAAGGCCGAGCCCTACGCCCTCACCGTGGTCATGCTCGCCAGCGCGGTGCTGCTCTACGCGGGCGGGCGTCTCTGCTTCGGACGCCGCGGCGAGGCGATGTCCGGCAAGGCGTCGCGCCACGCGGTGCTGCCCCGCCTGCGGGGCATGAAAGGGCTGCTCGCCGGCGCCGCCTTCGCGGGCGTGATCCTTCTCGCCGCACTGCCCCACGCCGGCGTCATCCTCGCCAGTATTGCCGAGAGCGGCACGTGGTATCGCTCCGTCGTTCCCCAGTCGATCACGTTCCGCCACTATGAGAACGCCCTGGGGCATCCGCTGGCCATCGGCTCAATCCGCAACTCGCTGCTGCTGGCCTCGGCGGCGGTGCTCGTGGACATCGTGCTGGGACTGGCCATCGCCCACCTGCTGGTGCGCACGCGCGCGTGGGGTCGTTCGGTGCTGGATGCGCTGGCCATGCTGCCGCTGGCGGTGCCGGGACTGGTGATGGCCTTCGGCTACGTGGCGCTGACGCTGCGCTGGCCCTGCGCCGGGTCGATGCCGCGGTGGATGGCCTCGCTGCTCGACCCCGTCCTGCCCCAGTCGTGGTTCGACTGGCTCAACCACGCCCCGCTGTCCGGCTGGGCGGATGTGCTCGGGGCCGATCCCAATCCCGTCCCGCTGCTCATCATCGCCTACGCGGTGCGGCGGCTGCCCTACGTCGTGCGCAGCGCGGCGGCTGGGCTGGAGCAGACGCCCCGCGAACTGGAAGAGGCCTCGCTCAACCTCGGCGCGGGGCGGTTCCGCACGCTGCGGGCGATCACGCTGCCGCTCATCGCCGCCAATCTGGTGGCGGGCGCGCTGCTGGCCTTCAGCTTCGCCATGCTCGAGGTTTCCGACTCGCTCATCCTCGCCCAGCGCGAACAGCATTTTCCCATCACGAAAGCGATCTACGTTCTCGTGCATCGACTCGGCGACGGCGAACACATCGCCAGCGCCATGGGTGTGTGGGGCATGGCGCTGCTGACGGTGACGCTGGTGGGGGCGGCGATGCTCATGGGCCGGCGGATGGGCGCGGTGTTCCGGGCGTAG
- a CDS encoding DUF4870 domain-containing protein: MSNPEPTFGRPVQYPAPRLRHEGLDANHKNLAVLIHVAPFAALVLAPLIIAPLFLWLIKKDESSFVDDHGREAINFLISSVIWAFGLSITVVGLIALPVLVVLVPVNMIRGAVAASNGEYFRYPFTIRMIS, translated from the coding sequence ATGAGCAACCCGGAACCCACCTTCGGTCGCCCGGTTCAGTACCCGGCTCCCCGGCTCAGGCACGAGGGGCTGGACGCCAACCACAAGAATCTGGCGGTTCTCATCCACGTCGCGCCCTTCGCGGCCTTGGTGCTGGCGCCGCTGATCATCGCGCCCCTGTTCCTGTGGCTCATCAAGAAGGATGAGTCGTCATTCGTGGATGACCACGGCCGGGAAGCGATCAACTTCCTCATCAGCAGCGTGATCTGGGCGTTCGGGCTGTCGATCACGGTGGTGGGGCTGATCGCCCTGCCCGTCTTGGTGGTGCTGGTGCCGGTCAACATGATCCGAGGGGCGGTGGCGGCGAGCAACGGCGAGTATTTCCGCTACCCGTTCACGATCCGGATGATCAGCTGA
- the pyrE gene encoding orotate phosphoribosyltransferase — protein MDHSDLARRIAEVALLRGEFTLRSGRKSSFYLDKYLFSTQPDILSRLGAMFAQRIPPGTTRLAGAELGGIPLVTAASLASGLPCVFIRNQKKDYGTAKQLEGVLGPNDRVMIVEDVATTGGQVLEAAGVIAATGATIVKIVATIDRLEGARENIEQAGYAFDALFTTRDLGVTA, from the coding sequence ATCGATCATTCCGATCTGGCCCGGCGCATCGCCGAGGTCGCCCTGCTGCGGGGCGAGTTCACCCTGCGCTCGGGACGCAAGTCGTCCTTCTACCTCGACAAGTACCTCTTCTCGACGCAGCCGGACATCCTGTCGCGGCTGGGGGCCATGTTCGCCCAGCGCATTCCGCCGGGCACGACGCGGCTGGCCGGGGCGGAGCTGGGCGGCATCCCGCTGGTGACCGCGGCGTCGCTGGCTTCAGGCCTGCCCTGCGTCTTCATCCGCAACCAGAAGAAGGATTACGGCACCGCCAAGCAGCTGGAGGGCGTGCTCGGCCCGAACGACCGCGTGATGATCGTCGAGGACGTGGCCACCACCGGCGGGCAGGTGCTCGAGGCGGCCGGGGTGATCGCGGCGACCGGAGCGACCATCGTGAAGATCGTCGCCACCATCGACCGGCTGGAAGGCGCCCGGGAGAACATCGAACAGGCGGGCTACGCCTTCGATGCACTCTTCACGACGCGCGATCTCGGGGTGACGGCGTAG
- a CDS encoding sigma-70 family RNA polymerase sigma factor, with protein MARFQQEPERWEEAALTGVDVTPEALARRAQTGSLAAYAQLVALFEARLFNFILRRTGNWADAEELTQEAFVRAWERIDRYDDRWRFSTWLFTIGSRLAVSRHRSKRRTRSTDQLDLRQAALEDPVDAAERRESRSPTWELAARVLTESQHTALWLRYAEGLSMREIAHVMGKSQVSVRVTLFRARDQLAAHILRLYQERQRTGDRSDLPENIEVLLQAAGAGS; from the coding sequence ATGGCCCGATTCCAGCAAGAGCCCGAGCGATGGGAGGAGGCGGCGTTGACGGGCGTCGACGTGACGCCCGAGGCCTTGGCGCGCCGGGCTCAGACCGGGTCGCTGGCGGCCTACGCCCAGCTGGTGGCGCTGTTCGAGGCGCGGCTGTTCAACTTCATCCTGCGACGCACCGGCAACTGGGCCGATGCGGAGGAGCTGACCCAGGAGGCCTTCGTGCGCGCCTGGGAGCGGATCGACCGCTACGACGATCGCTGGCGGTTCTCGACGTGGCTGTTCACCATCGGGTCGCGCCTGGCGGTGAGCCGCCATCGTTCGAAGCGCCGGACCCGCTCCACCGATCAGCTCGACCTGCGTCAGGCGGCGTTGGAAGACCCGGTGGACGCCGCCGAGCGTCGCGAGTCGCGCTCGCCGACATGGGAGCTGGCGGCCCGTGTGCTGACGGAATCGCAGCACACCGCCCTGTGGCTGCGCTACGCCGAGGGTCTGTCGATGCGCGAAATCGCCCACGTGATGGGCAAGTCGCAGGTGTCGGTGCGGGTGACGCTCTTCCGCGCCCGTGATCAGTTGGCGGCGCACATTCTTCGCCTGTACCAGGAGCGCCAGCGAACGGGGGATCGCAGCGATCTGCCCGAGAACATCGAGGTGCTGCTGCAGGCCGCCGGAGCGGGATCGTGA
- a CDS encoding DUF4870 domain-containing protein, whose amino-acid sequence MAMLSHLLAIFFGWLAPLIIWLVKKESPFVADQAKESLNFQITVFIAYLVCFALSFVLIGCFLMPVVAVANIVLCIMATLASNKGERYRYPFAIRLIK is encoded by the coding sequence ATGGCGATGCTTTCGCATCTGCTGGCGATCTTCTTTGGCTGGCTGGCGCCGCTGATCATCTGGCTGGTGAAGAAGGAATCGCCCTTCGTGGCGGATCAGGCGAAGGAGTCGCTGAACTTCCAGATCACGGTGTTCATCGCCTACCTCGTCTGCTTCGCGCTTTCCTTCGTCCTGATTGGCTGCTTCCTGATGCCAGTGGTGGCCGTGGCGAACATTGTGTTGTGCATCATGGCCACTCTGGCGTCCAACAAGGGCGAGCGGTATCGCTATCCCTTCGCGATCCGCCTCATCAAGTAA
- a CDS encoding polysaccharide deacetylase family protein, with protein sequence MASVCFYFQVHQPFRLRRYTVFDSDPFYFDNEANKAILLKVADKCYRPATARILDLIRRHDSRFRVSYAITGTVLEQMRLWTPDLIEMFQQLAATGACEFINETSHHSLSFLYSREEFNEQVRRQERTLKELFGAEPVVFRNTELTYSNELAAHLETTFPRYRGILCEGVDGLLGYRSPNYVYRPPHSHHLSLLLKNFRLSDDIAFRFSDRNWSEWPLTAEKFASWVNQINGDGFVCNLFMDYETFGEHQWHHTGIFEFLDALPGFIYDVNPGQNDFKLPSECLAWYPPVGVYDVPRMISWADTERDLSAWLGNDMQTNAATELYRLEKAVKAKHAAGDEWILEDWRKLTTSDHLYYMCTKYWADGDVHKYFSPYDSPYDSYINFMNVLDNVRRRAER encoded by the coding sequence ATGGCTTCCGTCTGCTTTTACTTCCAGGTCCACCAGCCCTTCCGGCTCCGCCGGTACACGGTGTTCGATTCCGACCCGTTCTACTTCGACAACGAGGCCAACAAGGCGATCCTGCTCAAGGTGGCGGACAAGTGCTATCGCCCGGCGACGGCGCGCATTCTCGACCTGATCCGCCGCCACGACAGCCGCTTCCGGGTGTCGTACGCCATCACCGGCACGGTGCTCGAGCAGATGCGTCTGTGGACGCCCGACCTGATCGAGATGTTCCAGCAGCTCGCCGCCACCGGCGCCTGCGAGTTCATCAACGAAACCAGCCACCACTCGCTCTCGTTTCTCTACTCGCGCGAGGAGTTCAACGAACAGGTGCGTCGGCAGGAGCGCACGCTCAAGGAGCTCTTCGGCGCCGAGCCGGTGGTTTTTCGCAACACGGAGCTGACCTACTCCAACGAACTGGCGGCGCACCTCGAGACGACCTTCCCGCGATATCGCGGCATCCTGTGCGAGGGCGTGGACGGGCTGCTCGGCTACCGCTCACCCAACTACGTGTATCGCCCCCCGCACTCGCATCACCTGTCGCTGCTGCTGAAGAACTTCCGTCTCAGCGACGACATCGCCTTCCGGTTCTCCGACCGCAACTGGTCGGAGTGGCCCCTGACGGCGGAGAAGTTCGCCTCGTGGGTCAACCAGATCAACGGCGACGGCTTCGTCTGCAACCTGTTCATGGACTACGAGACGTTCGGCGAGCACCAGTGGCATCACACCGGCATCTTCGAGTTCCTGGACGCCCTGCCGGGGTTCATCTACGACGTGAACCCGGGGCAGAACGACTTCAAACTGCCCAGCGAGTGCCTGGCGTGGTACCCGCCGGTGGGCGTGTACGACGTGCCGCGCATGATCTCGTGGGCCGACACCGAGCGCGACCTCTCGGCGTGGCTGGGCAATGACATGCAGACCAACGCCGCGACCGAGCTGTACCGGCTGGAGAAGGCCGTCAAGGCGAAGCACGCCGCGGGGGACGAGTGGATTCTCGAGGACTGGCGCAAGCTCACCACCAGCGATCACCTGTACTACATGTGCACCAAGTACTGGGCGGACGGGGACGTCCACAAGTACTTCAGCCCCTATGACAGCCCCTACGATTCCTACATCAACTTCATGAACGTGCTGGACAACGTGCGCCGGCGCGCGGAACGATGA
- a CDS encoding (2Fe-2S)-binding protein: MDPDDHVCLCFRVSLRKLTNYMHQTQPLVASQLADCLGAGTGCQWCVPFLRKIHAQWQAGQTPHLPVAPAEYAARRKRYHQVGVRDDAAEQGE; encoded by the coding sequence GTGGACCCGGATGACCACGTCTGTCTCTGCTTCCGCGTCAGTCTGCGCAAACTGACCAACTACATGCACCAGACGCAGCCGCTGGTTGCTTCGCAGCTGGCCGACTGCCTGGGCGCGGGAACCGGGTGCCAGTGGTGCGTTCCCTTCCTGCGGAAGATCCACGCCCAGTGGCAGGCGGGACAGACGCCTCACCTGCCGGTGGCGCCCGCCGAGTACGCCGCACGGCGCAAGCGGTATCACCAGGTGGGCGTGCGCGATGACGCGGCGGAGCAGGGGGAATAG
- a CDS encoding tetratricopeptide repeat protein: MFFRRVSCAISLSLVMLAGCAVRPTESIRSDGDFAFSRRDYAVAASHYEQIVDRHPGDWQAQYRLGICLTELGRPAEGRLALEQALSLRPGDEDVADALAEAMHRQGAVDELFAFLRGRADVTRTAKAHLDLARYAMEHDDLDTASVALLTAIEVDGGRSTNPYLARAEWAERVGNTNEAVRRLRQAYGINPHDPRVLAGLRTYGETPGPTLALPPGR, from the coding sequence ATGTTCTTCCGCCGAGTTTCGTGCGCGATCTCGCTGTCGCTGGTGATGCTCGCCGGCTGCGCGGTGCGCCCCACCGAGTCGATTCGATCCGATGGCGACTTCGCCTTTTCGCGGCGGGACTACGCCGTCGCCGCGAGCCACTACGAGCAGATCGTCGATCGTCATCCCGGCGACTGGCAGGCCCAGTACCGGCTGGGCATCTGCCTGACCGAGCTGGGGCGTCCGGCGGAAGGACGCCTGGCGCTCGAGCAGGCGCTGAGTCTGCGCCCCGGCGACGAGGACGTGGCCGACGCCCTGGCCGAGGCCATGCACCGGCAGGGCGCGGTGGATGAGCTCTTCGCGTTTCTGCGCGGTCGGGCGGATGTCACACGCACCGCCAAGGCCCATCTCGACCTGGCGCGATACGCCATGGAGCACGACGATCTTGACACCGCCTCGGTGGCCCTGCTCACCGCGATCGAGGTGGATGGCGGACGATCGACCAACCCCTATCTCGCCCGGGCCGAGTGGGCCGAGCGCGTCGGCAACACCAACGAGGCGGTGCGCCGGCTCCGCCAGGCGTACGGCATCAACCCGCACGATCCGCGCGTGCTGGCCGGGCTGCGAACCTACGGCGAGACGCCCGGTCCCACGCTGGCCCTGCCCCCGGGGCGGTGA